The following coding sequences are from one Rutidosis leptorrhynchoides isolate AG116_Rl617_1_P2 chromosome 11, CSIRO_AGI_Rlap_v1, whole genome shotgun sequence window:
- the LOC139877551 gene encoding uncharacterized protein isoform X1 has translation MFFLKFMVVCLCHFTCSSYVGTLFCKCRNLPAHYLFFMGAERWPSLLMDKLLMRLELLLIWWMVRTILKEYEMWCVAKMWGPGAEQGGILQTSSCRLDLKEPYYRMSQPQAYTAAQDQQQPNPLLQSQVVPFD, from the exons ATGTTCTTTCTTAAATTTATGGTTGTTTGTTTGTGTCATTTCACTTGCTCATCTTACGTAGGTACTTTGTTTTGCAAGTGCAGAAACTTACCGGCTCATTATCTCTTTTTCATGGGAGCAGAAAG GTGGCCGAGTTTGCTGATGGACAAGCTGCTCATGAGGCTAGAGCTGCTGCTGATTTGGTGGATGGTGAGGACCATATTGAAGGAATACGAAATG TGGTGTGTAGCTAAAATGTGGGGGCCCGGTGCTGAACAAGGGGGAATACTACAAACGTCAAGCTGCAGACTTGATCTAAAAGAGCCCTATTATCGTATGTCTCAACCACAAGCTTACACAGCGGCGCAAGATCAGCAGCAGCCAAACCCGCTGTTACAATCACAG GTAGTGCCTTTCGATTGA
- the LOC139877551 gene encoding probable histone-arginine methyltransferase 1.3 isoform X2, which translates to MGAERWPSLLMDKLLMRLELLLIWWMVRTILKEYEMWCVAKMWGPGAEQGGILQTSSCRLDLKEPYYRMSQPQAYTAAQDQQQPNPLLQSQVVPFD; encoded by the exons ATGGGAGCAGAAAG GTGGCCGAGTTTGCTGATGGACAAGCTGCTCATGAGGCTAGAGCTGCTGCTGATTTGGTGGATGGTGAGGACCATATTGAAGGAATACGAAATG TGGTGTGTAGCTAAAATGTGGGGGCCCGGTGCTGAACAAGGGGGAATACTACAAACGTCAAGCTGCAGACTTGATCTAAAAGAGCCCTATTATCGTATGTCTCAACCACAAGCTTACACAGCGGCGCAAGATCAGCAGCAGCCAAACCCGCTGTTACAATCACAG GTAGTGCCTTTCGATTGA
- the LOC139877551 gene encoding procardosin-A-like isoform X3 yields MGDVLIWDKTTGFCVDGCAAIADSGTSLLAAPTVYIHSMIKSVVDKKNGKSSGGLNDEMCTISDSGKHSIHNSV; encoded by the exons ATGGGTGATGTTCTTATTTGGGATAAAACTACTG GTTTTTGTGTTGATGGTTGTGCTGCAATTGCTGACTCTGGAACCTCTTTATTGGCTGCTCCAACTGTATATATTCA TTCAATGATAAAGAGTGTGGTTGACAAGAAGAATGGGAAGTCATCTGGTGGGTTAAATGATGAGATGTGTACAATCTCAGATTCTGGAAAACACAGTATCCACAATTCAGTTTAA